The DNA sequence CTGCATCAGGCTTTCGCCCATTGTGCAATATTCCCCACTGCTGCCTCCCGTAGGAGTCTGGGCCGTGTCTCAGTCCCAGTGTGGCCGGTCGCCCTCTCAGGCCGGCTACCCGTCGTCGCCTTGGTAGGCCATTACCCCACCAACAAGCTGATAGGCCGCGGGCTCATCCTTCACCGCCGGAGCTTTTAACCCCGTCCCATGCGGGACAGAGTGTTATCCGGTATTAGACCCCGTTTCCAGGGCTTGTCCCAGAGTGAAGGGCAGATTGCCCACGTGTTACTCACCCGTTCGCCACTAATCCACCCCGAAGGGCTTCATCGTTCGACTTGCATGTGTTAAGCACGCCGCCAGCGTTCGTCCTGAGCCAGGATCAAACTCTCCGTGAATGTTTACCCGTAATCGGGTGCACACATCACGAGAGCGGAACAACCGGTCGGAATAAGACCCATTGTTCTCAGCGTCCTCGCTGTGTTCTTGCCTGCCGCCACCCACAAACGGGGTGGAACGACAGGACTTTCAAAGGAACCACCAACCTGCCGTAGCAGGCCGGGGTATCAACATATCTGGCGTTGACTTTTGGCACGCTGTTGAGTTCTCAAGGAACGGACGCTTCCTTCGGTCCCGTATCACCGGGGCCCTCCGGGCGCTTCCCTTCGTTTACTGCTTTGTCTTGCTGTCTTGCGTTTCCGACTCTATCAGACTCTTTCGTGTCCGATTCCCGGTCGAAGCGGGCCCTGCGTTTCGCATCTCGCCTTCCGGTTCTTCGCTTTCGCGTTTTCCCTTTCGGCGAGTCCGACTTTACCAGACTCTTTTTCGTTCCGTTTCCGGTCCGAATTCGATTTCCGGTGGCCTGTCGAGCGGCCTTACCTTTCGGCGGATCCGACTTTACCAGAAACTCACGGAGTTAAACGAACGACCCGGTGAGTCCGAGAAAGGAGAATCATTTGGCCCGGCGGAGTTAACAGGCACTCCTGCACGAGCGAGATAGATATTATGCGCTCAACCCGAACCTGTCCAGTCCGAGGCAACCGTTCAAATCTACCTCCACACATCTGCCGTGTCAACGGTTTTTGTGGGCGAGGAGGACACTAGCAGGTCAGCGGTGGTGAAAGCACATCGGCGATCAGGCTGCGGTGGGAAGTTCGGCGCTGCGTTCGACCACGGGGAGGTCGCCTGTGTCGCCGGCGCGGGCCGCGCGGCCTCCCAGGAGGTAGACGTACGCGAGAAAGGCCAGCTCAGCGGCGATGCCGATCGTGATCCGGGCCCAGGTCGGAAGACCGGACGGGGTCACGAAGCCCTCGATGAGTCCGGAGACGAACAGGACCAGGGCCAGACCGATTGCCATACCCAGAGCGGCGCGGCCCTGCTGAGCCAGGGCGCTGCGGCGTGACAGGGGACCCGGATCGATCACTGTCCAGCCGAGGCGTAGCCCTGTGCCGGCGGCGACGAACACCGCGGTCAGTTCGAGCAGACCGTGAGGGAGCACCAGGCCGAGGAAGACGTCGAGGCGGCCCACGGAGGACATGAGACCTATGCCGACGCCGAGGTTGAGCATGTTGAGGAAGAGGATCCAGATCACCGGTATGCAGAGGAACGCCCCCAGGACCAGGCACAGGGCTGCGGCCTGAGCATTGTTCGTCCATACCTGTGCGGCGAACGACGCCGCCGGATGGCTGGAGTAGTAGGTCTCGTACTCCCCGCCCGGCCGGGTCATCGCCCGGAGGTCTTCCGGTGCGGCGATCGCGGCCTGTACCTCGGGGTGCGTACCGATCCACCAGCCCAGCAGTGCGGCCAGCGCTGTCGAGAGGACCGCGGTGGGAATCCACCAGTGGCGCGACCGGTAGACGGCCGCGGGGAATCCGGCGGTGAGGAAGCGGGCCGCGTCCCGCCAGGAGGCCTTGCGGGTGCCGGTCACCGTCGACCGGGCGCGAGCCACGAGCTGGGTGAGACGTCCGGTGAGGAGCGGGTCCGGGCTGCTCGACTGGACCAGCGAGAGGTGGGTCGCCGTGCGCTGGTAGAGGACGACGAGTTCGTCCGCTTCCGCGCCCGTGAGGCGGCGCCCCCGGCGCAGGAGGTGTTCGAGGCGGTCCCACTCCGTACGGTGGGCGGTGACGAAGACATCGAGGTCCATGGGCGTCTGTTGCTCCAGGCGAGGGTGGGTACGTGGCCCTACTACTGCGGCGCGCTGGCGGTCAGCTTGGCAGACTGTGCCCGGCTGGGGCAGAGAAGGTCGGCGAAGGGTGGGGCCCGATGAGTGAGCTGGTGACCGGGGACGCGGTCGTTCTGGGGCTGAGGCCCGCGCGGCTGCCGAGCCGGGCTCTGGCCTCGACGATCGATCTGGCGGTGACGCTCGTCGTGTTCATCCTGGTATCGGTCGTTCTGGGCATCGCTTCCGTCTCGTTGGACGAGGCTGCGGTCGCGGCGATCGGAGTCGCCTCTTTCCTGCTGGTCCTGATCGGTGGGCCGGTCGCGGTGGAGACGCTGAGTCATGGCCGGTCACTGGGAAAGCTGGCCTGCGGGCTGCGGGTGGTGCGGGACGACGGGGGGCCGATCCGGTTCCGGCACGCGCTCGTGCGGGGGGCGATGGGGCTCGTCGAGATCCTCATGACCTTCGGCGCCCTGGCCTCGATCGCCTCCCTGGTTTCGGCACGGGGCCGCCGGATCGGTGACGTGTTCGCCGGGACGCTGGTGATCCGGGAACGGGTCGCGGCCACGGGCCGGTCCGTCTCCGTGCCGCCTCCTCCGCCCTGGCTGGTCGGCCGGTTCGCGCAGCTGGATCTGTCGGCCGTACCCGACGAACTCTGGCTCGCGATACGGCAGTACCTGACGCGGATGCAGCAGCTGGACCCCGGCGTGGGTGCTTCGATCGCGGAACGGCTGGCCGGTGAAGTGGCCGCACGGACAGGGGCCGCAGCGCCCCAGGGTGTTCCCGCGGCCGCGTTCCTGGCTGCGGTGGTTCATGAGCGGCAGTCACGGGATGCGCGGCGCGTGTTCGCCGGGCCCCGGGGTGAGGGGCCCGTACCGTCCGGGTCTGCCCGGACTGGTGGGCCTGGCTGGTCTGGTGGGCCTGGCTCGTCTGGTGGGCTTGGCGGGGCCGGTGGGTCTCGTGAGGTCGGCGCCGGGGCGGGGGGCGATGGCGGCGGTGCTCACGGGCAGCGGCGCGGGAGTGTCTCCTCGGGCGGATTCGCCCCGCCCGGCTAGGCGGTGTCCGGCCCTGGTCCGGGTGTCAGGTCCTGGTCGGCCGGGGTGGCGGGGGCGCGGGGTGACGGGGGCGTCTCCAGGTGTTCGAGCTCGATGCCGGGTGCCGCGAGGACCACGTCACCGGCGAGGTGGATGGTGTGCTGTTCCCCGGTGTCCAGGGCGCTGACCTGGTATTCGTCCACGACCAGGGGGCCGTTGTCAGTGGTGTGCGCTTCACTGTTCACCAGGGCCCAGGACTGGTCGACGGTCCTGGGTGCGAGAACCGGGTCCGTGAAGGTGACCACGCGGACGCGGGTCGTGGGGGAAGCGGGGGTGAGGCGCAGGAGGCGGGTCATGGCGATGAGGAACGCGGGAGATGTGCCGGCGAAGGTGTGGGCGCGGACGTTGCCTTCGGTGGCGTGGCTGCCGGTCGGGTCGGTCCGGACCCAGGTGACCCCTTCCAGGGCTGCTCCTCGGACCTGCCAGCTCGCGGCATGCAGTTCGAGGCGGATGGGCCTGCCCAGCTCGTCCAGGGCGAGGTCGACGGAGCCGAGGTGGTCTCCGGAGGGGGATGTGGTCTGGGAGACGTAGCGCCAGCCGGAGGGGCCTGGGGCGCAGTGGAAGTGTTCTTCGCCGAGGGGGGTGTGATCGTGAAGGTCGTGGAGCGAATACCTGCCGCGGGGCATGGGGTCCTTCGGGTTCCTCGGGCTGTGCGGGAGCGGTAGCGGGAGCAGGCCCCCGCCACGGGGGTGCGGGGGCCTGCTCTCATATCGGCTGGTGCTACTGAGGGTCTGACACCGCTCGGTGTCCGGGAGGCCGTCCTCCCGGACACCGAGGGTGGATCAGGGTCCGCGGAGGGGTCAGTGGCGGTTCAGTAGCGGATCAGTAGCGGTAGTGGTCGGGCTTGTACGGGCCCTCTACCTGGACACCGATGTACGCCGCCTGCTCGGGGCGCAGCGTCGTGAGCCTGACACCCAGGGCGTCGAGGTGGAGCCGGGCGACCTTCTCGTCCAGGTGCTTGGGCAGCACGTACACGTCGGTCGGGTACTCCTCGGGCTTCGTGAACAGCTCGATCTGCGCGAGGGTCTGGTCCGCGAAGCTGTTGGACATCACGAAGGAGGGGTGCCCGGTCGCGTTGCCCAGGTTGAGGAGACGGCCTTCGGACAGGACGATGAGGACCTTGCCGTCGGGGAACGTCCAGGTGTGGACCTGGGGCTTGACCTCGTCCTTGACGATGCCGTCGATCTTCGCGAGGCCGGCCATGTCGATCTCGTTGTCGAAGTGGCCGATGTTCCCGACGATCGCCTGGTGCTTCATCCGGGCCATGTCCTTGGCCA is a window from the Streptomyces sp. MMBL 11-1 genome containing:
- a CDS encoding RDD family protein; this translates as MSELVTGDAVVLGLRPARLPSRALASTIDLAVTLVVFILVSVVLGIASVSLDEAAVAAIGVASFLLVLIGGPVAVETLSHGRSLGKLACGLRVVRDDGGPIRFRHALVRGAMGLVEILMTFGALASIASLVSARGRRIGDVFAGTLVIRERVAATGRSVSVPPPPPWLVGRFAQLDLSAVPDELWLAIRQYLTRMQQLDPGVGASIAERLAGEVAARTGAAAPQGVPAAAFLAAVVHERQSRDARRVFAGPRGEGPVPSGSARTGGPGWSGGPGSSGGLGGAGGSREVGAGAGGDGGGAHGQRRGSVSSGGFAPPG
- a CDS encoding stage II sporulation protein M; this translates as MDLDVFVTAHRTEWDRLEHLLRRGRRLTGAEADELVVLYQRTATHLSLVQSSSPDPLLTGRLTQLVARARSTVTGTRKASWRDAARFLTAGFPAAVYRSRHWWIPTAVLSTALAALLGWWIGTHPEVQAAIAAPEDLRAMTRPGGEYETYYSSHPAASFAAQVWTNNAQAAALCLVLGAFLCIPVIWILFLNMLNLGVGIGLMSSVGRLDVFLGLVLPHGLLELTAVFVAAGTGLRLGWTVIDPGPLSRRSALAQQGRAALGMAIGLALVLFVSGLIEGFVTPSGLPTWARITIGIAAELAFLAYVYLLGGRAARAGDTGDLPVVERSAELPTAA